From one Ooceraea biroi isolate clonal line C1 chromosome 7, Obir_v5.4, whole genome shotgun sequence genomic stretch:
- the LOC105274930 gene encoding odorant receptor 63a isoform X3 has product MLANFQREYNINRIFLSSIGLWPFQNKIMRNVLRTFCILLEISYYPFELILLYDHWDDSKLVFDGLYQITMSVCFFARIINQLWNHEKLQKLYLTMDEHWDIFTNETDVRVLKDYSTLSRKFTIYFSILVYIMTSAFIIVPLTPIFLDFMLPLNESRPRFFAIEIEFRLDKNEYFLPLYFYTTTAIVVGITIVVAVDAMHITCTTHACSLFASVSQQVENMILKVNNNNKISDHEHCMNTEFESLEEEIMYREYITCLKKHQLAIEFVDILESTYQGFSICLLLLIIAILSLIGVRIVDVLDQVGEVTRFTFLIIGDLVVLLIVCYPGQRLMDESQDVFHRAYAAEWYNYSPRLKYLLLMTLYRSNIPCGLKAGNMIPLSIATYAASFG; this is encoded by the exons ATGCTGGCGAACTTCCAGCGAGAGTATAATATCAATCGGATATTTTTATCGAGTATAGGTCTTTGGCCGTTTCAAAACAAGATTATGAGAAATGTTTTGCGAACCTTTTGTATCCTGCTTGAAATCAGTTATTATCCCTTCGAG CTAATACTTCTATACGATCACTGGGACGATTCGAAATTAGTTTTTGATGGCCTTTATCAAATCACTATGTCAGTTTGTTTCTTTGcaagaataattaatcaattatggAATCACGAGAAG ttacaaaaattatatctaacTATGGACGAACATTGGGACATATTTACAAATGAAACAGACGTTCGAGTTTTAAAAGATTATTCTACATTATCACgaaaatttacaatatatttctcca TACTAGTGTATATCATGACATCGGCGTTTATAATAGTACCGTTGACACCGATATTCTTGGATTTTATGCTGCCCCTTAACGAATCACGTCCGCGATTTTTCGCAATCGAAATCGAATTCAGGTTGgataaaaatgagtatttcctgccactttatttttatacgaccACTGCAATCGTAGTGGGCATAACTATCGTAGTCGCCGTTGATGCAATGCACATTACGTGTACTACTCATGCATGTAGTCTGTTTGCGAGTGTCAG TCAGCAAGTTGAAAACATGATTTTAAAAGtgaacaataacaataaaattagtGACCATGAACATTGCATGAATACAGAATTTGAATCGTTAGAAGAGGAAATTATGTATCGAGAATACATCACTTGCTTAAAGAAGCACCAGCTTGCTATAGA ATTTGTTGACATATTGGAGTCAACGTATCAAGGGTTTTCAATATGTTTGTTACTATtgattattgcaattttaagtTTGATTGGAGTTCGA ATAGTTGATGTATTAGATCAAGTGGGAGAAGTGACAAGATTCACGTTTCTAATCATAGGAGATTTGGTGGTTTTGCTCATTGTATGTTACCCCGGCCAGAGATTAATGGACGAAAGTCAGGATGTATTCCATCGagc ATATGCGGCGGAATGGTATAATTACTCGcctagattaaaatatctattacTTATGACTCTTTACAGAAGTAATATACCGTGCGGATTAAAAGCAGGTAACATGATCCCGTTATCCATAGCAACGTATGCGGCG TCTTTCGGCTGA
- the LOC105274930 gene encoding odorant receptor Or2 isoform X1, which produces MLANFQREYNINRIFLSSIGLWPFQNKIMRNVLRTFCILLEISYYPFELILLYDHWDDSKLVFDGLYQITMSVCFFARIINQLWNHEKLQKLYLTMDEHWDIFTNETDVRVLKDYSTLSRKFTIYFSILVYIMTSAFIIVPLTPIFLDFMLPLNESRPRFFAIEIEFRLDKNEYFLPLYFYTTTAIVVGITIVVAVDAMHITCTTHACSLFASVSQQVENMILKVNNNNKISDHEHCMNTEFESLEEEIMYREYITCLKKHQLAIEFVDILESTYQGFSICLLLLIIAILSLIGVRIVDVLDQVGEVTRFTFLIIGDLVVLLIVCYPGQRLMDESQDVFHRAYAAEWYNYSPRLKYLLLMTLYRSNIPCGLKAGNMIPLSIATYAAVVRISISYFTAFLSLKD; this is translated from the exons ATGCTGGCGAACTTCCAGCGAGAGTATAATATCAATCGGATATTTTTATCGAGTATAGGTCTTTGGCCGTTTCAAAACAAGATTATGAGAAATGTTTTGCGAACCTTTTGTATCCTGCTTGAAATCAGTTATTATCCCTTCGAG CTAATACTTCTATACGATCACTGGGACGATTCGAAATTAGTTTTTGATGGCCTTTATCAAATCACTATGTCAGTTTGTTTCTTTGcaagaataattaatcaattatggAATCACGAGAAG ttacaaaaattatatctaacTATGGACGAACATTGGGACATATTTACAAATGAAACAGACGTTCGAGTTTTAAAAGATTATTCTACATTATCACgaaaatttacaatatatttctcca TACTAGTGTATATCATGACATCGGCGTTTATAATAGTACCGTTGACACCGATATTCTTGGATTTTATGCTGCCCCTTAACGAATCACGTCCGCGATTTTTCGCAATCGAAATCGAATTCAGGTTGgataaaaatgagtatttcctgccactttatttttatacgaccACTGCAATCGTAGTGGGCATAACTATCGTAGTCGCCGTTGATGCAATGCACATTACGTGTACTACTCATGCATGTAGTCTGTTTGCGAGTGTCAG TCAGCAAGTTGAAAACATGATTTTAAAAGtgaacaataacaataaaattagtGACCATGAACATTGCATGAATACAGAATTTGAATCGTTAGAAGAGGAAATTATGTATCGAGAATACATCACTTGCTTAAAGAAGCACCAGCTTGCTATAGA ATTTGTTGACATATTGGAGTCAACGTATCAAGGGTTTTCAATATGTTTGTTACTATtgattattgcaattttaagtTTGATTGGAGTTCGA ATAGTTGATGTATTAGATCAAGTGGGAGAAGTGACAAGATTCACGTTTCTAATCATAGGAGATTTGGTGGTTTTGCTCATTGTATGTTACCCCGGCCAGAGATTAATGGACGAAAGTCAGGATGTATTCCATCGagc ATATGCGGCGGAATGGTATAATTACTCGcctagattaaaatatctattacTTATGACTCTTTACAGAAGTAATATACCGTGCGGATTAAAAGCAGGTAACATGATCCCGTTATCCATAGCAACGTATGCGGCG GTGGTACGAATAAGTATATCTTATTTCACAGCTTTCTTATCACtcaaagattaa
- the LOC105274930 gene encoding odorant receptor 67a isoform X2, with protein MLTNFLREYNANRVFLSSVGLWPFQNKIMRNFLRTFCILLEISYCPFEVILLYDHWDDSKLVFDGLYQLTVSVGFLVRIMNDLWNYDKLQKLYQAMDEHWDIFTNKIDVRVLKEYSTFSRKFTIYFSILLYIMSSAFIIVPLKPIFLDIILPLNESRPRFFAIELECRLDKNEHFLLLYFYTTTIIVVGITIIVAIDTVYVISTTHACSLFASVSQQVENMILKVNNSNKISDHEHCMNTEFEMLEEESLYREYITCLKKHQLAIEFVDILESSYQGFTLCLLILFIVILILIGIRIVYVLDQVEEVIRFAFLIIGASMILLLVCYPCQRLMDESQNVFHRAYAAEWYNYSPRLKYLLIITLYRSNIPCGLKAGNMVPLSIATFAAVVRIGISYFTAFLSLKD; from the exons ATGCTGACGAACTTTCTGCGAGAGTATAACGCAAATCGGGTATTTTTATCGAGCGTGGGTCTTTGGCCGTTTCAAAACAAGATTATGAGAAATTTTTTGCGAACCTTTTGTATTCTGCTCGAAATCAGTTATTGTCCCTTCGAG GTAATACTCCTATACGATCACTGGGACGATTCGAAATTGGTTTTTGATGGCCTTTATCAACTCACTGTATCAGTTGGTTTCCTTGTAAGAATAATGAATGACTTATGGAATTACGATAAG ttgcaaaaattatatcaagcTATGGACGAACATTGGGacatatttacaaataaaatagacGTTCGAGTTTTAAAAGAGTACTCTACATTTTCACgaaaatttacaatatatttctccA TACTATTGTATATCATGTCATCGGCATTTATAATAGTACCGTTGAAACCGATATTCTTGGATATTATACTGCCCCTTAACGAATCACGTCCGCGATTTTTCGCAATCGAATTAGAATGCAGGTTGGATAAAAATGAACATTTTCTgctactttatttttatacgaccACTATAATCGTAGTGGGCATAACTATCATAGTCGCCATTGATACAGTATACGTTATATCTACTACTCATGCATGTAGTCTGTTTGCGAGTGTCAG TCAGCAGGTTGAAAACATGATTTTAAAAGTGAACAATAGCAATAAAATTAGTGACCATGAACATTGCATGAATACAGAATTTGAAATGTTAGAAGAGGAAAGTTTATATCGGGAATACATTACTTGCTTGAAAAAGCACCAGCTTGCTATAGA atTTGTTGATATATTGGAGTCATCGTATCAAGGGTTTacattatgtttattaatattgtttattgtaattttaattctgatTGGAATTCGA ATAGTTTATGTATTAGATCAAGTGGAAGAAGTGATAAGATTCGCGTTTCTAATTATAGGAGCTTCGATGATTTTGCTACTCGTATGTTACCCCTGCCAGAGATTAATGGACGAGAGTCAGAATGTATTCCACCGAGc ATATGCGGCGGAATGGTATAATTACTCGcctagattaaaatatctgtTAATTATAACTCTGTATAGAAGTAATATACCATGCGGATTAAAAGCAGGTAACATGGTTCCGTTATCCATAGCAACATTTGCGGCG gTGGTACGAATAGGTATATCTTATTTCACAGCTTTCTTATCACTCaaagattaa
- the LOC105274930 gene encoding odorant receptor 67a isoform X4, giving the protein MTYGITIRYIPRYIRKNYMFDIRYCLLKLQKLYQAMDEHWDIFTNKIDVRVLKEYSTFSRKFTIYFSILLYIMSSAFIIVPLKPIFLDIILPLNESRPRFFAIELECRLDKNEHFLLLYFYTTTIIVVGITIIVAIDTVYVISTTHACSLFASVSQQVENMILKVNNSNKISDHEHCMNTEFEMLEEESLYREYITCLKKHQLAIEFVDILESSYQGFTLCLLILFIVILILIGIRIVYVLDQVEEVIRFAFLIIGASMILLLVCYPCQRLMDESQNVFHRAYAAEWYNYSPRLKYLLIITLYRSNIPCGLKAGNMVPLSIATFAAVVRIGISYFTAFLSLKD; this is encoded by the exons ATGACTTATGGAATTACGATAAGGTATATTCCTAGGTATATTCGTAAGAACTATATGTTCGATATTCGATATTGTTTGTTAAAA ttgcaaaaattatatcaagcTATGGACGAACATTGGGacatatttacaaataaaatagacGTTCGAGTTTTAAAAGAGTACTCTACATTTTCACgaaaatttacaatatatttctccA TACTATTGTATATCATGTCATCGGCATTTATAATAGTACCGTTGAAACCGATATTCTTGGATATTATACTGCCCCTTAACGAATCACGTCCGCGATTTTTCGCAATCGAATTAGAATGCAGGTTGGATAAAAATGAACATTTTCTgctactttatttttatacgaccACTATAATCGTAGTGGGCATAACTATCATAGTCGCCATTGATACAGTATACGTTATATCTACTACTCATGCATGTAGTCTGTTTGCGAGTGTCAG TCAGCAGGTTGAAAACATGATTTTAAAAGTGAACAATAGCAATAAAATTAGTGACCATGAACATTGCATGAATACAGAATTTGAAATGTTAGAAGAGGAAAGTTTATATCGGGAATACATTACTTGCTTGAAAAAGCACCAGCTTGCTATAGA atTTGTTGATATATTGGAGTCATCGTATCAAGGGTTTacattatgtttattaatattgtttattgtaattttaattctgatTGGAATTCGA ATAGTTTATGTATTAGATCAAGTGGAAGAAGTGATAAGATTCGCGTTTCTAATTATAGGAGCTTCGATGATTTTGCTACTCGTATGTTACCCCTGCCAGAGATTAATGGACGAGAGTCAGAATGTATTCCACCGAGc ATATGCGGCGGAATGGTATAATTACTCGcctagattaaaatatctgtTAATTATAACTCTGTATAGAAGTAATATACCATGCGGATTAAAAGCAGGTAACATGGTTCCGTTATCCATAGCAACATTTGCGGCG gTGGTACGAATAGGTATATCTTATTTCACAGCTTTCTTATCACTCaaagattaa